In one Maniola jurtina chromosome 13, ilManJurt1.1, whole genome shotgun sequence genomic region, the following are encoded:
- the LOC123871071 gene encoding eukaryotic translation initiation factor 3 subunit A-like isoform X2 has translation MRSATYNMARYGQRPENALKRANEFMDLDKPARALDTLQEVFRNKKWAYNWSESVLEPIMFKYLELCVDLRKSHIAKEGLFQYRNMFQSVNVGSLEQVIRGYLRMAEERTEAARQQSTQAVIDTDDLDNLATPESILLSAVSGEDAQDRSDRTILTPWVKFLWESYCQCLELLRTNAHVETLYHDIARMAFQFCLKYSRKTEFRKLCDKLRKHLEDICKSNVQTGNVSITKPETQQLNLETRLFQLDSAIQMELWQEAYKAIEDIHNLMNMSKKTPVAKTMANYYGKLALVFWKAGHCLFHAAALLKLFQLSREMKKNITQEELQKMACRVLVAVLSVPLPSLHPEFDRFVETDKSPVEKAQRLAVLLGLAQPPTRANLLKDVVRLNVVALASPQLQQLYSWLEVEFDPLTICQNVQSVIKSLQDDTNSQLAQYTTALTDVALVRLIRQVAQCYACIQFSRLLELASTEDLFHIERLLVDCVRHNDMQIRVDHANKCVHFGVEAGGGEWCSAADEACGGAILQATPAEQVREQLVRAAEVLSRAAQALNPARRRAERERARLSMVQHYHENKHTEHHRVLQRHKIIEERKEYIERLNTVREEEELRRQEEQLRAAAAAEARRQELEREEREKKRHASELAAMRERHLRERIAHISQTMHGKKVLQKLDEEDLKKMDAEAIAQREAEELMKERRELQARLKSQEKKVDYFERAKRLEEIPLLQKSLEEKQVQDKAFWEQQEKERIQQLIEARTRDVATASRLARMASHRDQFMNRLRSERGAAYHQRLAAFQAKLTSEREARLAQRRQQRIEKRRQEWLAEKRRVEEQAAEEARKAAEEHEKAEKERKRQEELAALKERKEREKKEHEEMLARAEAKARALEVSRKLEEQKASTLSSWRRGKEDKPPAAAKEPEKKEPWRPTRAREERPRSPPRARDERPPPRDDRRDDKPREERSIRDERPPIRDDRPPRDDRPPIREDRPPIREDRPPIRDDRPPRDDRPPRDDRGPRDDRSLRDDRGPREDRGFRDDRGPRDDRGFRDDRPRDDRPRDEGAWRSVNRDVDRDRERDRPRYVGRSSGPETGSWRRGPAEPPPAPTERSSAWRSKDAPRDDRRDDRRDDRDRYPPRRDDRGERDGFRDRDRDRFPPRRDDAPPRRDDRDGPRRDDREGPRRDDRDGPRRDDRDGPRRDDRERRPPPPRREEKPRDPDDDWQQVTKR, from the exons atgcGTAGCGCAACGTATAATATGGCTAGGTATGGCCAGAGACCGGAGAATGCCCTTAAGCGGGCGAATG AGTTCATGGACTTGGACAAACCTGCAAGGGCCCTGGATACCTTGCAGGAAGTGTTCCGGAACAAAAAATGGGCCTACAACTGGTCTGAGTCAGTTTTGGAACCCATAATGTTCAAATACTTGGAACTATGTGTAGACTTACGCAAGTCTCATATTGCAAAGGAAGGCCTCTTTCAGTACAGAAATATGTTTCAATCTGTAAATGTTGGATCTTTGGAACAAGTAATAAG AGGGTACCTGCGCATGGCAGAGGAGCGCACAGAGGCTGCAAGACAGCAGTCCACGCAGGCAGTCATCGACACTGATGATCTGGATAACCTCGCCACACCTGAGAGCATCCTGCTGAGTGCTGTGTCAGGGGAGGATGCACAGGACCGATCTGACAGGACTATATTGACACCATGG GTAAAATTCCTGTGGGAGTCATATTGCCAGTGTCTTGAGTTGCTCCGTACTAACGCCCACGTGGAAACCCTGTACCATGACATTGCACGGATGGCTTTTCAGTTCTGCCTCAAATACTCCAGGAAGACTGAGTTTAGGAAACTATGCGACAAGCTCAGGAAGCATCTTGAAGACATTTGCAAATCCAAT GTGCAAACTGGAAATGTTAGCATTACCAAGCCAGAAACACAGCAGCTCAACTTGGAAACCAGATTGTTCCAACTGGATAGTGCTATACAGATGGAGCTCTGGCAG GAAGCCTACAAAGCCATAGAAGACATCCACAATCTAATGAACATGTCCAAGAAGACCCCAGTGGCCAAGACCATGGCGAACTACTATGGCAAGCTGGCGCTGGTGTTCTGGAAGGCTGGTCACTGCCTGTTCCACGCGGCCGCGCTGCTCAAGCTGTTCCAGCTGTCGCGGGAGATGAAAAAGAATATCACGCAGGAGGAGTTGCAGAA AATGGCATGTCGGGTGCTGGTCGCTGTATTGTCGGTGCCGCTGCCGTCCCTCCACCCTGAGTTTGATCGCTTCGTGGAAACAGACAAGAGCCCAGTGGAGAAGGCTCAAAGACTGGCTGTGTTACTCGGCCTGGCTCAACCGCCCACACGCGCAAACTTGCTTAAAG ATGTTGTCCGCTTGAACGTGGTGGCGCTGGCGTCTCCTCAGCTCCAACAACTGTACTCCTGGCTTGAAGTGGAGTTCGATCCGCTCACCATTTGCCAGAATGTGCAAAGTGTTATCAAGAGTCTACAGGATGATACCA ACTCCCAACTAGCGCAGTACACCACAGCGCTAACCGACGTAGCCCTAGTCCGTCTGATCCGCCAAGTGGCCCAGTGCTACGCCTGCATCCAGTTCTCGCGGCTTCTGGAGCTCGCGTCCACCGAGGACCTGTTCCACATTGAGCGCCTGCTGGTCGACTGCGTGCGCCACAACGACATGCAGATACGCGTCGACCACGCCAACAA ATGCGTACACTTTGGGGTGGAGGCGGGCGGCGGCGAGTGGTGCTCGGCCGCGGACGAAGCGTGCGGCGGAGCCATTCTACAGGCCACTCCCGCTGAACAg GTTCGCGAGCAACTAGTTCGCGCGGCTGAAGTACTATCTCGAGCGGCTCAGGCTCTCAACCCCGCGCGTCGGCGAGCCGAACGCGAACGAGCACGTTTGAGCATGGTGCAACACTACCATGAGAATAAGCACACCGAACACCACCGAGTGTTACAACGCCACAAGATCATTGAGGAGCGCAAGGAGTACATCGAGCGGCTCAACACCGTGCGCGAAGAGGAGGAGCTACG ACGTCAAGAAGAGCAACTCCGAGCGGCTGCAGCCGCCGAAGCGCGTCGCCAGGAGTTAGAGCGGGAGGAGAGAGAGAAAAAGCGGCACGCGTCGGAGCTGGCGGCCATGCGCGAGAGACACCTGCGCGAGCGCATCGCGCACATCTCTCAGACCATGCACGGCAAGAAAGTGCTGCAGAAGCTGGATGAGGAG GATTTGAAGAAGATGGACGCTGAAGCAATCGCTCAGCGCGAGGCCGAGGAGTTGATGAAAGAGCGTCGCGAGTTGCAGGCCCGGCTCAAGTCTCAGGAGAAAAAG GTGGACTATTTCGAGCGCGCCAAACGGCTGGAGGAAATCCCCCTGCTGCAGAAGAGCTTAGAAGAGAAGCAAGTACAGGACAAGGCGTTCTGGGAGCAACAGGAGAAGGAACGCATCCAACAACTTATCG AGGCACGGACCCGTGATGTGGCAACGGCCAGCCGCTTGGCACGTATGGCGTCTCACCGCGATCAGTTCATGAACCGACTCCGCTCTGAGCGAGGCGCGGCGTACCACCAACGCTTGGCCGCTTTCCAGGCCAAACTGACTTCCGAACGCGAGGCCAGGCTGGCCCAGCGTCGCCAACAACGCATCGAGAAGCGCAGACAAGAG TGGCTAGCAGAAAAACGCCGCGTAGAAGAGCAAGCGGCGGAAGAGGCGAGGAAGGCCGCAGAGGAACACGAAAAGGCAGAGAAAGAGAGAAAGCGCCAGGAAGAGCTCGCTGCGCTTAAGGAGCGAAAGGAGAGGGAGAAGAA GGAACACGAAGAAATGCTCGCTCGCGCTGAGGCTAAGGCTCGTGCTTTGGAGGTATCACGTAAGCTGGAGGAACAGAAGGCCTCCACGCTCAGCAGCTGGCGGCGCGGCAAAGAGGACAAGCCGCCGGCCGCCGCCAAGGAGCCCGAGAAGAAGGAGCCCTGGCGCCCCA CTCGTGCCCGCGAGGAACGTCCGCGCTCGCCGCCGCGCGCCCGCGACGAGCGTCCGCCGCCCAGGGATGACAG ACGCGACGATAAACCACGTGAAGAAAGGAGCATCAGAGATGAGCGTCCTCCAATCAGAGACGACCGTCCTCCGAGAGATGATCGTCCTCCAATCAGAGAGGACCGTCCTCCAATTAGAGAGGATCGTCCTCCAATCAGAGACGACCGTCCTCCCAGAGATGACCGCCCTCCTAGAGATGATCGCGGCCCGAGAGACGATCGCAGTTTAAGAGATGATCGTGGTCCAAGAGAGGATCGCGGCTTTAGAGATGATCGTGGCCCAAGAGATGATCGTGGCTTCAGGGATGACCGGCCAAGAGATGACAGGCCGCGCGACGAAGGTGCCTGGCGATCGGTCAACCGGGATGTTGACAGGGACAGGGAGAGAGATAG ACCGCGCTATGTCGGCCGTTCCAGCGGCCCCGAGACTGGCAGCTGGAGGCGCGGCCCCGCGGAGCCGCCGCCGGCGCCCACT GAACGTTCGTCCGCTTGGCGGTCCAAGGACGCGCCGCGCGACGACCGCAGGGACGATCGGCGCGATGATCGCGATCGCTACCCGCCGAGAAGGGATGATCGCGGCGAACGCGACGGCTTCAGGGACCGTGATCGTGATCGCTTCCCGCCGCGACGCGATGATGCCCCGCCGAGGAGAGATGATCG GGACGGCCCACGACGCGACGATCGTGAGGGCCCGCGACGCGACGACCGCGACGGCCCGCGACGCGACGATCGCGACGGGCCGAGACGCGACGACCGCGAGCGCCGGCCTCCACCACCGCGTCGCGAGGAAAAAC CTCGCGACCCCGATGACGACTGGCAGCAAGTCACCAAACGCTAA
- the LOC123871071 gene encoding eukaryotic translation initiation factor 3 subunit A-like isoform X1, which translates to MRSATYNMARYGQRPENALKRANEFMDLDKPARALDTLQEVFRNKKWAYNWSESVLEPIMFKYLELCVDLRKSHIAKEGLFQYRNMFQSVNVGSLEQVIRGYLRMAEERTEAARQQSTQAVIDTDDLDNLATPESILLSAVSGEDAQDRSDRTILTPWVKFLWESYCQCLELLRTNAHVETLYHDIARMAFQFCLKYSRKTEFRKLCDKLRKHLEDICKSNVQTGNVSITKPETQQLNLETRLFQLDSAIQMELWQEAYKAIEDIHNLMNMSKKTPVAKTMANYYGKLALVFWKAGHCLFHAAALLKLFQLSREMKKNITQEELQKMACRVLVAVLSVPLPSLHPEFDRFVETDKSPVEKAQRLAVLLGLAQPPTRANLLKDVVRLNVVALASPQLQQLYSWLEVEFDPLTICQNVQSVIKSLQDDTNSQLAQYTTALTDVALVRLIRQVAQCYACIQFSRLLELASTEDLFHIERLLVDCVRHNDMQIRVDHANKCVHFGVEAGGGEWCSAADEACGGAILQATPAEQVREQLVRAAEVLSRAAQALNPARRRAERERARLSMVQHYHENKHTEHHRVLQRHKIIEERKEYIERLNTVREEEELRRQEEQLRAAAAAEARRQELEREEREKKRHASELAAMRERHLRERIAHISQTMHGKKVLQKLDEEDLKKMDAEAIAQREAEELMKERRELQARLKSQEKKVDYFERAKRLEEIPLLQKSLEEKQVQDKAFWEQQEKERIQQLIEARTRDVATASRLARMASHRDQFMNRLRSERGAAYHQRLAAFQAKLTSEREARLAQRRQQRIEKRRQEWLAEKRRVEEQAAEEARKAAEEHEKAEKERKRQEELAALKERKEREKKEHEEMLARAEAKARALEVSRKLEEQKASTLSSWRRGKEDKPPAAAKEPEKKEPWRPTRAREERPRSPPRARDERPPPRDDRLPEQEAGETSAPDPERDDKPREERSIRDERPPIRDDRPPRDDRPPIREDRPPIREDRPPIRDDRPPRDDRPPRDDRGPRDDRSLRDDRGPREDRGFRDDRGPRDDRGFRDDRPRDDRPRDEGAWRSVNRDVDRDRERDRPRYVGRSSGPETGSWRRGPAEPPPAPTERSSAWRSKDAPRDDRRDDRRDDRDRYPPRRDDRGERDGFRDRDRDRFPPRRDDAPPRRDDRDGPRRDDREGPRRDDRDGPRRDDRDGPRRDDRERRPPPPRREEKPRDPDDDWQQVTKR; encoded by the exons atgcGTAGCGCAACGTATAATATGGCTAGGTATGGCCAGAGACCGGAGAATGCCCTTAAGCGGGCGAATG AGTTCATGGACTTGGACAAACCTGCAAGGGCCCTGGATACCTTGCAGGAAGTGTTCCGGAACAAAAAATGGGCCTACAACTGGTCTGAGTCAGTTTTGGAACCCATAATGTTCAAATACTTGGAACTATGTGTAGACTTACGCAAGTCTCATATTGCAAAGGAAGGCCTCTTTCAGTACAGAAATATGTTTCAATCTGTAAATGTTGGATCTTTGGAACAAGTAATAAG AGGGTACCTGCGCATGGCAGAGGAGCGCACAGAGGCTGCAAGACAGCAGTCCACGCAGGCAGTCATCGACACTGATGATCTGGATAACCTCGCCACACCTGAGAGCATCCTGCTGAGTGCTGTGTCAGGGGAGGATGCACAGGACCGATCTGACAGGACTATATTGACACCATGG GTAAAATTCCTGTGGGAGTCATATTGCCAGTGTCTTGAGTTGCTCCGTACTAACGCCCACGTGGAAACCCTGTACCATGACATTGCACGGATGGCTTTTCAGTTCTGCCTCAAATACTCCAGGAAGACTGAGTTTAGGAAACTATGCGACAAGCTCAGGAAGCATCTTGAAGACATTTGCAAATCCAAT GTGCAAACTGGAAATGTTAGCATTACCAAGCCAGAAACACAGCAGCTCAACTTGGAAACCAGATTGTTCCAACTGGATAGTGCTATACAGATGGAGCTCTGGCAG GAAGCCTACAAAGCCATAGAAGACATCCACAATCTAATGAACATGTCCAAGAAGACCCCAGTGGCCAAGACCATGGCGAACTACTATGGCAAGCTGGCGCTGGTGTTCTGGAAGGCTGGTCACTGCCTGTTCCACGCGGCCGCGCTGCTCAAGCTGTTCCAGCTGTCGCGGGAGATGAAAAAGAATATCACGCAGGAGGAGTTGCAGAA AATGGCATGTCGGGTGCTGGTCGCTGTATTGTCGGTGCCGCTGCCGTCCCTCCACCCTGAGTTTGATCGCTTCGTGGAAACAGACAAGAGCCCAGTGGAGAAGGCTCAAAGACTGGCTGTGTTACTCGGCCTGGCTCAACCGCCCACACGCGCAAACTTGCTTAAAG ATGTTGTCCGCTTGAACGTGGTGGCGCTGGCGTCTCCTCAGCTCCAACAACTGTACTCCTGGCTTGAAGTGGAGTTCGATCCGCTCACCATTTGCCAGAATGTGCAAAGTGTTATCAAGAGTCTACAGGATGATACCA ACTCCCAACTAGCGCAGTACACCACAGCGCTAACCGACGTAGCCCTAGTCCGTCTGATCCGCCAAGTGGCCCAGTGCTACGCCTGCATCCAGTTCTCGCGGCTTCTGGAGCTCGCGTCCACCGAGGACCTGTTCCACATTGAGCGCCTGCTGGTCGACTGCGTGCGCCACAACGACATGCAGATACGCGTCGACCACGCCAACAA ATGCGTACACTTTGGGGTGGAGGCGGGCGGCGGCGAGTGGTGCTCGGCCGCGGACGAAGCGTGCGGCGGAGCCATTCTACAGGCCACTCCCGCTGAACAg GTTCGCGAGCAACTAGTTCGCGCGGCTGAAGTACTATCTCGAGCGGCTCAGGCTCTCAACCCCGCGCGTCGGCGAGCCGAACGCGAACGAGCACGTTTGAGCATGGTGCAACACTACCATGAGAATAAGCACACCGAACACCACCGAGTGTTACAACGCCACAAGATCATTGAGGAGCGCAAGGAGTACATCGAGCGGCTCAACACCGTGCGCGAAGAGGAGGAGCTACG ACGTCAAGAAGAGCAACTCCGAGCGGCTGCAGCCGCCGAAGCGCGTCGCCAGGAGTTAGAGCGGGAGGAGAGAGAGAAAAAGCGGCACGCGTCGGAGCTGGCGGCCATGCGCGAGAGACACCTGCGCGAGCGCATCGCGCACATCTCTCAGACCATGCACGGCAAGAAAGTGCTGCAGAAGCTGGATGAGGAG GATTTGAAGAAGATGGACGCTGAAGCAATCGCTCAGCGCGAGGCCGAGGAGTTGATGAAAGAGCGTCGCGAGTTGCAGGCCCGGCTCAAGTCTCAGGAGAAAAAG GTGGACTATTTCGAGCGCGCCAAACGGCTGGAGGAAATCCCCCTGCTGCAGAAGAGCTTAGAAGAGAAGCAAGTACAGGACAAGGCGTTCTGGGAGCAACAGGAGAAGGAACGCATCCAACAACTTATCG AGGCACGGACCCGTGATGTGGCAACGGCCAGCCGCTTGGCACGTATGGCGTCTCACCGCGATCAGTTCATGAACCGACTCCGCTCTGAGCGAGGCGCGGCGTACCACCAACGCTTGGCCGCTTTCCAGGCCAAACTGACTTCCGAACGCGAGGCCAGGCTGGCCCAGCGTCGCCAACAACGCATCGAGAAGCGCAGACAAGAG TGGCTAGCAGAAAAACGCCGCGTAGAAGAGCAAGCGGCGGAAGAGGCGAGGAAGGCCGCAGAGGAACACGAAAAGGCAGAGAAAGAGAGAAAGCGCCAGGAAGAGCTCGCTGCGCTTAAGGAGCGAAAGGAGAGGGAGAAGAA GGAACACGAAGAAATGCTCGCTCGCGCTGAGGCTAAGGCTCGTGCTTTGGAGGTATCACGTAAGCTGGAGGAACAGAAGGCCTCCACGCTCAGCAGCTGGCGGCGCGGCAAAGAGGACAAGCCGCCGGCCGCCGCCAAGGAGCCCGAGAAGAAGGAGCCCTGGCGCCCCA CTCGTGCCCGCGAGGAACGTCCGCGCTCGCCGCCGCGCGCCCGCGACGAGCGTCCGCCGCCCAGGGATGACAG GCTTCCTGAACAAGAAGCCGGGGAAACATCGGCGCCGGACCCCGA ACGCGACGATAAACCACGTGAAGAAAGGAGCATCAGAGATGAGCGTCCTCCAATCAGAGACGACCGTCCTCCGAGAGATGATCGTCCTCCAATCAGAGAGGACCGTCCTCCAATTAGAGAGGATCGTCCTCCAATCAGAGACGACCGTCCTCCCAGAGATGACCGCCCTCCTAGAGATGATCGCGGCCCGAGAGACGATCGCAGTTTAAGAGATGATCGTGGTCCAAGAGAGGATCGCGGCTTTAGAGATGATCGTGGCCCAAGAGATGATCGTGGCTTCAGGGATGACCGGCCAAGAGATGACAGGCCGCGCGACGAAGGTGCCTGGCGATCGGTCAACCGGGATGTTGACAGGGACAGGGAGAGAGATAG ACCGCGCTATGTCGGCCGTTCCAGCGGCCCCGAGACTGGCAGCTGGAGGCGCGGCCCCGCGGAGCCGCCGCCGGCGCCCACT GAACGTTCGTCCGCTTGGCGGTCCAAGGACGCGCCGCGCGACGACCGCAGGGACGATCGGCGCGATGATCGCGATCGCTACCCGCCGAGAAGGGATGATCGCGGCGAACGCGACGGCTTCAGGGACCGTGATCGTGATCGCTTCCCGCCGCGACGCGATGATGCCCCGCCGAGGAGAGATGATCG GGACGGCCCACGACGCGACGATCGTGAGGGCCCGCGACGCGACGACCGCGACGGCCCGCGACGCGACGATCGCGACGGGCCGAGACGCGACGACCGCGAGCGCCGGCCTCCACCACCGCGTCGCGAGGAAAAAC CTCGCGACCCCGATGACGACTGGCAGCAAGTCACCAAACGCTAA
- the LOC123871071 gene encoding eukaryotic translation initiation factor 3 subunit A-like isoform X4 has protein sequence MRSATYNMARYGQRPENALKRANEFMDLDKPARALDTLQEVFRNKKWAYNWSESVLEPIMFKYLELCVDLRKSHIAKEGLFQYRNMFQSVNVGSLEQVIRGYLRMAEERTEAARQQSTQAVIDTDDLDNLATPESILLSAVSGEDAQDRSDRTILTPWVKFLWESYCQCLELLRTNAHVETLYHDIARMAFQFCLKYSRKTEFRKLCDKLRKHLEDICKSNVQTGNVSITKPETQQLNLETRLFQLDSAIQMELWQEAYKAIEDIHNLMNMSKKTPVAKTMANYYGKLALVFWKAGHCLFHAAALLKLFQLSREMKKNITQEELQKMACRVLVAVLSVPLPSLHPEFDRFVETDKSPVEKAQRLAVLLGLAQPPTRANLLKDVVRLNVVALASPQLQQLYSWLEVEFDPLTICQNVQSVIKSLQDDTNSQLAQYTTALTDVALVRLIRQVAQCYACIQFSRLLELASTEDLFHIERLLVDCVRHNDMQIRVDHANKCVHFGVEAGGGEWCSAADEACGGAILQATPAEQVREQLVRAAEVLSRAAQALNPARRRAERERARLSMVQHYHENKHTEHHRVLQRHKIIEERKEYIERLNTVREEEELRRQEEQLRAAAAAEARRQELEREEREKKRHASELAAMRERHLRERIAHISQTMHGKKVLQKLDEEDLKKMDAEAIAQREAEELMKERRELQARLKSQEKKVDYFERAKRLEEIPLLQKSLEEKQVQDKAFWEQQEKERIQQLIEARTRDVATASRLARMASHRDQFMNRLRSERGAAYHQRLAAFQAKLTSEREARLAQRRQQRIEKRRQEWLAEKRRVEEQAAEEARKAAEEHEKAEKERKRQEELAALKERKEREKKEHEEMLARAEAKARALEVSRKLEEQKASTLSSWRRGKEDKPPAAAKEPEKKEPWRPTRAREERPRSPPRARDERPPPRDDRRDDKPREERSIRDERPPIRDDRPPRDDRSSSNQRRPSSQR, from the exons atgcGTAGCGCAACGTATAATATGGCTAGGTATGGCCAGAGACCGGAGAATGCCCTTAAGCGGGCGAATG AGTTCATGGACTTGGACAAACCTGCAAGGGCCCTGGATACCTTGCAGGAAGTGTTCCGGAACAAAAAATGGGCCTACAACTGGTCTGAGTCAGTTTTGGAACCCATAATGTTCAAATACTTGGAACTATGTGTAGACTTACGCAAGTCTCATATTGCAAAGGAAGGCCTCTTTCAGTACAGAAATATGTTTCAATCTGTAAATGTTGGATCTTTGGAACAAGTAATAAG AGGGTACCTGCGCATGGCAGAGGAGCGCACAGAGGCTGCAAGACAGCAGTCCACGCAGGCAGTCATCGACACTGATGATCTGGATAACCTCGCCACACCTGAGAGCATCCTGCTGAGTGCTGTGTCAGGGGAGGATGCACAGGACCGATCTGACAGGACTATATTGACACCATGG GTAAAATTCCTGTGGGAGTCATATTGCCAGTGTCTTGAGTTGCTCCGTACTAACGCCCACGTGGAAACCCTGTACCATGACATTGCACGGATGGCTTTTCAGTTCTGCCTCAAATACTCCAGGAAGACTGAGTTTAGGAAACTATGCGACAAGCTCAGGAAGCATCTTGAAGACATTTGCAAATCCAAT GTGCAAACTGGAAATGTTAGCATTACCAAGCCAGAAACACAGCAGCTCAACTTGGAAACCAGATTGTTCCAACTGGATAGTGCTATACAGATGGAGCTCTGGCAG GAAGCCTACAAAGCCATAGAAGACATCCACAATCTAATGAACATGTCCAAGAAGACCCCAGTGGCCAAGACCATGGCGAACTACTATGGCAAGCTGGCGCTGGTGTTCTGGAAGGCTGGTCACTGCCTGTTCCACGCGGCCGCGCTGCTCAAGCTGTTCCAGCTGTCGCGGGAGATGAAAAAGAATATCACGCAGGAGGAGTTGCAGAA AATGGCATGTCGGGTGCTGGTCGCTGTATTGTCGGTGCCGCTGCCGTCCCTCCACCCTGAGTTTGATCGCTTCGTGGAAACAGACAAGAGCCCAGTGGAGAAGGCTCAAAGACTGGCTGTGTTACTCGGCCTGGCTCAACCGCCCACACGCGCAAACTTGCTTAAAG ATGTTGTCCGCTTGAACGTGGTGGCGCTGGCGTCTCCTCAGCTCCAACAACTGTACTCCTGGCTTGAAGTGGAGTTCGATCCGCTCACCATTTGCCAGAATGTGCAAAGTGTTATCAAGAGTCTACAGGATGATACCA ACTCCCAACTAGCGCAGTACACCACAGCGCTAACCGACGTAGCCCTAGTCCGTCTGATCCGCCAAGTGGCCCAGTGCTACGCCTGCATCCAGTTCTCGCGGCTTCTGGAGCTCGCGTCCACCGAGGACCTGTTCCACATTGAGCGCCTGCTGGTCGACTGCGTGCGCCACAACGACATGCAGATACGCGTCGACCACGCCAACAA ATGCGTACACTTTGGGGTGGAGGCGGGCGGCGGCGAGTGGTGCTCGGCCGCGGACGAAGCGTGCGGCGGAGCCATTCTACAGGCCACTCCCGCTGAACAg GTTCGCGAGCAACTAGTTCGCGCGGCTGAAGTACTATCTCGAGCGGCTCAGGCTCTCAACCCCGCGCGTCGGCGAGCCGAACGCGAACGAGCACGTTTGAGCATGGTGCAACACTACCATGAGAATAAGCACACCGAACACCACCGAGTGTTACAACGCCACAAGATCATTGAGGAGCGCAAGGAGTACATCGAGCGGCTCAACACCGTGCGCGAAGAGGAGGAGCTACG ACGTCAAGAAGAGCAACTCCGAGCGGCTGCAGCCGCCGAAGCGCGTCGCCAGGAGTTAGAGCGGGAGGAGAGAGAGAAAAAGCGGCACGCGTCGGAGCTGGCGGCCATGCGCGAGAGACACCTGCGCGAGCGCATCGCGCACATCTCTCAGACCATGCACGGCAAGAAAGTGCTGCAGAAGCTGGATGAGGAG GATTTGAAGAAGATGGACGCTGAAGCAATCGCTCAGCGCGAGGCCGAGGAGTTGATGAAAGAGCGTCGCGAGTTGCAGGCCCGGCTCAAGTCTCAGGAGAAAAAG GTGGACTATTTCGAGCGCGCCAAACGGCTGGAGGAAATCCCCCTGCTGCAGAAGAGCTTAGAAGAGAAGCAAGTACAGGACAAGGCGTTCTGGGAGCAACAGGAGAAGGAACGCATCCAACAACTTATCG AGGCACGGACCCGTGATGTGGCAACGGCCAGCCGCTTGGCACGTATGGCGTCTCACCGCGATCAGTTCATGAACCGACTCCGCTCTGAGCGAGGCGCGGCGTACCACCAACGCTTGGCCGCTTTCCAGGCCAAACTGACTTCCGAACGCGAGGCCAGGCTGGCCCAGCGTCGCCAACAACGCATCGAGAAGCGCAGACAAGAG TGGCTAGCAGAAAAACGCCGCGTAGAAGAGCAAGCGGCGGAAGAGGCGAGGAAGGCCGCAGAGGAACACGAAAAGGCAGAGAAAGAGAGAAAGCGCCAGGAAGAGCTCGCTGCGCTTAAGGAGCGAAAGGAGAGGGAGAAGAA GGAACACGAAGAAATGCTCGCTCGCGCTGAGGCTAAGGCTCGTGCTTTGGAGGTATCACGTAAGCTGGAGGAACAGAAGGCCTCCACGCTCAGCAGCTGGCGGCGCGGCAAAGAGGACAAGCCGCCGGCCGCCGCCAAGGAGCCCGAGAAGAAGGAGCCCTGGCGCCCCA CTCGTGCCCGCGAGGAACGTCCGCGCTCGCCGCCGCGCGCCCGCGACGAGCGTCCGCCGCCCAGGGATGACAG ACGCGACGATAAACCACGTGAAGAAAGGAGCATCAGAGATGAGCGTCCTCCAATCAGAGACGACCGTCCTCCGAGAGATGATC GATCGTCCTCCAATCAGAGACGACCGTCCTCCCAGAGATGA